One Corynebacterium tuberculostearicum DNA window includes the following coding sequences:
- a CDS encoding response regulator transcription factor: MVREVKTSLLVVDDDPLVLEALGRYFASAEDMKVRATAENGKVALELLQEQDFDVIVADIHMPEMDGTTLLREVNKLEDPPVFVAMTAMDNDETLKEVMSNKAAAYILKSSKPVYILDTVREAVRGGTVVTPQSLTRLFEQLPNWNAEGAGANAAAATAKIKDNHHISPALEQVLDLVCQGKSNEEIAKSTHYAPGTVKKYVSTLLSEFHAKSRLELAVKALKAGYGS, encoded by the coding sequence ATGGTGCGTGAAGTAAAAACATCCCTCTTGGTCGTCGATGACGACCCACTTGTCCTTGAAGCCTTGGGGCGCTACTTCGCCTCGGCTGAGGACATGAAGGTGCGCGCCACCGCAGAAAATGGCAAGGTCGCCCTCGAGCTTTTGCAAGAGCAGGACTTTGACGTCATTGTCGCGGACATCCATATGCCCGAGATGGATGGCACTACCCTCTTGCGTGAGGTCAACAAGCTGGAAGACCCGCCGGTCTTTGTTGCAATGACCGCGATGGACAATGACGAGACCCTCAAAGAGGTCATGTCCAATAAAGCTGCGGCCTATATTTTGAAAAGCTCCAAGCCGGTCTACATTTTGGATACCGTGCGCGAGGCCGTGCGCGGCGGCACGGTTGTCACCCCGCAGTCGCTTACCCGCTTGTTTGAGCAGCTTCCTAATTGGAACGCTGAGGGAGCAGGCGCCAATGCGGCAGCCGCAACCGCGAAGATCAAGGACAATCACCACATCTCCCCTGCGCTAGAGCAGGTCCTGGACTTGGTCTGCCAAGGAAAGTCCAACGAAGAGATTGCCAAGAGCACGCATTATGCACCGGGCACGGTGAAGAAGTATGTGTCCACCCTGCTCAGTGAATTCCACGCCAAGTCCCGCCTCGAGCTAGCAGTGAAGGCGCTCAAGGCCGGCTACGGCTCTTAG
- a CDS encoding sensor histidine kinase, with translation MDRTVSKPSQPPLHQRIRAAMTLQRTAALTAVICVALTLLGAFFTPTEYQLIAAVVGLALSTITVFAFRLPLAMAALFVLVWLGATITAEAPYLTCVFLTPVFLAVVAFHERHAQTLGVGLILWIVGQFDPEAGSLVFNPASAFTWAMFIGVGAVIGATLAHSARRYKNAMVEWNDDVKRRQSDLAETLHNSVVSNLTVNTMQLEALSLEYSKQPELAKKLDELSDSMRSSMSEVRALTKVLRNNIDGINDGMSFGTTTKPTSFAQLISEEEERLSRLNRSPVVEVTGEEFAPEFPQAILDSIAAITTEACLNAVKYSPPGAEIVISVQPHMGWTVITITNPVAKPTSKNIEMSSGIGMSSMNRIAATIDARLDTELESGKWELILSLPPSAHKRR, from the coding sequence GTGGACCGCACCGTGTCGAAACCTTCACAGCCGCCCCTTCACCAACGCATCCGCGCGGCCATGACCCTGCAGCGAACAGCCGCTTTAACTGCGGTGATCTGCGTGGCGCTGACATTACTTGGCGCATTCTTCACGCCCACTGAGTATCAGTTGATTGCCGCGGTCGTCGGTCTTGCTCTGAGTACAATCACCGTTTTCGCCTTTCGACTGCCGCTCGCTATGGCGGCACTTTTCGTATTGGTATGGCTCGGGGCAACCATAACGGCAGAAGCGCCTTACCTAACCTGCGTCTTCCTTACCCCTGTCTTCCTGGCAGTGGTGGCTTTTCACGAAAGACATGCTCAAACTCTCGGTGTTGGTTTGATCCTGTGGATCGTAGGCCAATTCGATCCAGAGGCCGGTAGTTTAGTTTTTAACCCCGCCTCGGCCTTTACTTGGGCCATGTTTATCGGAGTCGGCGCAGTGATTGGCGCTACTCTCGCACACTCCGCTCGACGCTACAAAAATGCAATGGTGGAATGGAACGACGACGTGAAGCGCCGCCAATCCGACCTCGCAGAAACCTTGCACAATTCGGTTGTTTCTAACCTCACGGTAAATACCATGCAGCTAGAGGCCCTGAGCCTCGAATATTCCAAACAGCCAGAGCTAGCGAAGAAACTCGATGAGCTCAGCGATTCCATGCGTTCTTCCATGTCGGAAGTACGGGCACTAACCAAGGTCCTGCGAAATAATATCGATGGGATTAACGACGGCATGAGTTTTGGTACAACCACAAAGCCAACGAGCTTTGCCCAGCTCATTTCGGAAGAAGAAGAACGCCTTTCCCGCCTCAATCGATCACCCGTTGTTGAGGTCACAGGGGAAGAGTTTGCACCGGAATTCCCGCAAGCCATTCTCGATTCCATTGCAGCCATCACCACAGAAGCCTGCCTAAACGCGGTGAAGTATTCTCCACCGGGGGCAGAGATTGTAATTTCCGTTCAACCCCATATGGGCTGGACGGTCATTACCATCACTAACCCCGTAGCTAAACCAACAAGCAAGAACATTGAAATGTCCTCGGGTATAGGCATGTCCTCCATGAACCGGATTGCAGCCACGATTGACGCACGATTAGACACAGAGTTGGAATCAGGGAAATGGGAATTGATCTTATCTCTGCCGCCCAGTGCCCATAAGCGGCGTTAG